Part of the Girardinichthys multiradiatus isolate DD_20200921_A chromosome 14, DD_fGirMul_XY1, whole genome shotgun sequence genome is shown below.
acattgcaccccaaaccatcacggactgtggaaacttcatactggacttcaagcaatatTGATTCTGTGCTTCTCCactctccagactctgggaccttgatttccaaatgaaatgcaaacccGACTTTCATCTGAGAAGATAACTTTGgtccactgagcaacagttcagttctttttctcctcagtcATGATgtttctctggttcaggagtggctttaCATGAAGGTGACAtctgtagcccatgtgtaggtAGGATTTATCTGTGCATTGTGGCTCTTGATGTGCTGattccagcctcagtccacacTTTGTAAAGCTCCCCTAAATTATTAATTTGATTTTGCTTGACCCAGTTGCTGGTACACCTTTTTCTACCAGacttcttccttcctttctatGAATGCGATTGGATCCAGCACTCTGagcaaccagcttcttcagcaaagACTTTTTGTGGCTTATGCTCCTTGCGGAGGGTGTCAGTGATGGTCTTCttgacatctgtcaagtcagcatgattgtgtagcctactgacccagagtGAGATACTGTTTAGAAGCTCAGgaaaactttgtgtttttagttAATCAGTAATATTTCTCCAATATTATGTGGAGTGGCCTAACCAGTATCCAGACCCGAACCcagtcaaaaatctttggagggagttGAACGTCCGTATTGCCCAGTgacagccccgaaacctgaaggatctggagaagatctgtatggaggagtggacAAGAATCCCTGGTGCAGTGTGTGCAGACCTCGTGAACTACAAGAaatgtctgatatctgtaattgcaaacaaaggtttctgtaacaaatattaagttttgtttttctgatctaTCAAATATTTGTCATACAATAAaatggaaattatttaaaaatcacacaatgtgattttctagatttttgttttagattccatctcACAGTTAAAGAGTACCTATGATTAAATATTTAAGACTACAAAACGTTttacaagtgggaaaacctgcaaaaccgGCACAGTATCAAAAACGTTTTGTTCCCACTGTTTACAGAGCTGTTGCTGCCTTTAGGAAATCTGTTGTCTTAAGGATTTTTAATTTACCGACATACAACTTAAGTGGTCATCAATGTCCGAGTTATTCCAGCTGTTAAAATCCTTATTTTTCCAACTTAAGGTTGATCATATATACCCTTTTCTGTGATGAATGAGCTGGTTTGGATAACATAACAAGGATGTTTACGTTTAATTGCCTAAACATACAACTTTAAGCTCATTTCAGGAGTGTTCATTCCTTTTCAGTTTATTAAGGACAGCGCTGAGTGTCTGGAGGTTAATTCATGTAATCATGGGGTTTGTAGTTTTGTCACAGcaaatatttgtacataaatgtaatttaagacCTTGTATggacaataattttttttaatgactttttgAGGCCTAGAATTAAGATTATTTCAGACTTTTTAGGACCTTGAAGAAACCCTGGTTTTCCAAGAGAAACATgcaatgagaaaaaaattaagaacaaaaaaagaaagtcacATTAAACTGAGGACTTGGTCAAAGGTATTACTTTGtttcacaaaatacaaaataaagcatTCATTCACCGACAATACAGTGAAAGAACCAAACAGCAGTAGTACATCATTACAATGTAGTGCAACATGTCACAGTCAGCAGGTAAATTTATGAATCAAACACAAGTAGGCAGCAGAAACTCCCGAAATACTTTCACTTTCACAGAGAAAGTGATATTCATTTCCACTGATGATTTAATTAGATTCAGATCAGAAAGTTCCCAGAGTCCCCCTCCCCCCCCCAAGACGTTTTTGACTCCaaagttgtttaaaataaaacttgacgggtttttcattttggttttcagggataaacaaataaaagaaaaatggtggaaaaaaaacacacaagtaAATCAGATATGTTCAAAAATCTCTATATGAGATGATTCTGACaagctaataaaacaaaaagatattaTTAACTTAGTTACAGACCAACACCATTTATCCATAAACTATCAATGTGCTTCGTATTATTTACACATAAAATAAACCTTTCGTTGGTAACAAAACATGTTCAAGAAGTGATTTTATTCCTTTCAATCATATAATAAACCAATTTGGTTACATTACAATGGTTACATTAAATAAACAATGCCTCTAAAGTGAAACACACGTCTTTCCTTGAATGCTTaatattttagatgttctgttCATTTAGGCTTCATGAGGTAAAAGAGATCCTTCTTGTCTGAATTTTACTTCATACACCTTCTTGTTTTTGAAGGAACTACACCACCAGGTGGCGCTGGTGGGTCTACGTTCTAAACCATTTCTTAGTTCAAGTTTGATTAACAGTTGTTTGACATTTCTTAGAAGAGGTCAGCTCAGCTTCTGGATAAATAACTTTTGAGacaatttcaggttttttagtTTTAAACCTAGTGCTAGATCTGAAACACACAGAGCTCAACTCTGTCCAAAGCAGATAACAATTACTAGAACATAAATCATCCTGTTAGTTGGACCAATTCAAACTTCAGTTTTAGAGCTGTTTCTATGCTAAGCAACTTCTGTTTGTTAACTCTTGTAATGGCATTTATACTCTGATCCAACTTCCTGCAAAGAAGTATGCACATATagcataaaaataattatttttaaaaagggaaGAATTATCTGATgtggaaaacaaatgtttttgttggtaAAATTCAAATGTTGTGATAAATTTTGAcaggtttaaaatacaaaaaacatttgcatgaCATCAGTCCCAGTCTGTCTACAGAAAACATCACAGTTTAGCAAAATTTAACTGAGTTcctgttttcatttcatttttccttttaatttcgAATAAACTAGAGGAACAGAAAAGCTGACAACACACAGATCTCACCAGCAGCTCTTAGAAACAGTCCAATAATCTTTCAGAGAGGAATGCTAATACATGTAGTACTTTGTACCACCAAGCAGGCTCAACATATCTACAGTATCTTCAGGTGATCTGACTTAATTACCATGAACTACTGATTTGAGGTGCTACCACCGTCTACCCGAGTTTACCAGCAGTTCCTGTTCACTCATAAAATGACTGGAGTTGGGATTAGATCCCAAATGACTTATGGATCGGAAGCTTCATGTTcattaacaaaaaatataatcCTGACCTGAGAATTTCTTTATagtacactgaaaaaaaaacaagaaaaccaaAGGATTCTGTGGAAGATGTAAAACTGGGGGACAACAGCGTGAAGTTGATCAACTTCAGAGGAAATTTCTCCCTGAAGCTCAAGTAGAGCTGATCTTTTACCGTCAAGTGTTTGTATGGATTGATCTGCTAAGAGAAGGATTTAAATAGACTTTAAAGATTAATGTTACTGTGAATGCCTCAAAACTTATTGGATCTCACTACATAAAAAAGTGCAAAGttttccagtgttttttttaatcgatttaaaaacactttagaaGATACGGAACGTCCTTAAAAGGAAACTACAAACATCATATACTGCAATTTTAATAGCACTTAGTcctaaaacaaatttgaattcAGAAAAGcaattttttacattattttagatTTCAGGCCGTTTTCTTTCTTGAACACAAATCAAAACACTTCCAAGTGCTAAATTGGTGCTCTCTCTTTTTCCATTGCCAAAAAGCACAGACTCTGGCCCTGTAAAACCAGTTCAGTCTCAAAACCAACTCTGAGCTGGGCCAGGGAGAAGAACTGCTTAGTTTAGGAGCAGGAGATGGGCTCATTGTGaccaaagaacaacaaaaaggtTCTGAGCACCACATTTGAAACTCCTGAGCTGGTTCCACTTCTCATCTTTTAAATTTAAGTCAAAAACAACCGAAACCCTTAATAGTGGCCTtagcattaataaaaagttgcaaCAGCAGCGACATAAAGTGAGCTCAGAGTCTCACAATATTTACCGCCACATGGTTGATGTAAATGAATATCCCTTGAAATAGTTAGTCTAACAATAGTTTGCATACTAACCAGAGGTTGAAGAGGCTGGTTGGAGCTACCAGGAACATTTACAAATACAACTATTGTTTAAAACAGACTTTAAAGATGACTTTTGTGATATTAAGATGTCTGTTTGCGGGGATACGGAGATAAATACTGTGACTGGTGTAAATAAACCATCTCCCTGCAAAGTGATCCTCCACAGGAACACAAAATGCAGCAGAGGGAGAATCAAACATATACCGGATGAGACGTAAGTACATTGGTCTGATCTGGCCTTCTGGCTGTAGAAAACCAAACCGGTACATTGCTGTGTCTTTGAGGAACCGGCTGCAGCTCCAACCTTAGTCTAGCACTGGAACCACTTTGGTGCAAACACTGAATTTGAGACCTGATAGGTTGGTAAACAAAGATATAGATGTATTGGTAGCAGAGGCTTAATCAGCGACCATAAAAAACTCTGCAACACCTGAAGGTACCTTGCTGAGATGCTGATCCTGCTTTTTAAATCAGATTCCTTTTCTTCTACTTTTTGAACTTGATGATggcagaaaatagaaaataatcaaCAAGATCTTAGTGCTGTTTTTGGGCAACTAGCAGCTCTTTCCTTTGTGTAAATCCAATATagcatattttaattattttaaattttactcAATTAATTTTCCCTTCCTGTATTATTTTTAAGGTTAACAAACTAACTCTCAGATCATTTACCAGTTTTCATCAACTTGATCTCTGACTTTCACTTCTTCTTTCAgttcctgtctgtctctctatGTGATGTTGGACACAGGGTTGCTGATCTTCAGACAACTCCAGTACATGGTTCTAGCCAAGGCGAACAGAGCGAACAGGATCAGCAGCACCCACGACACATAGATGCCTTTTGAGTGCTGGGCCGGCTTCCATGTACCAACCTGAACACACAGGCACacatatttgtttcatttatttcagttttatgtcaGAAACATAATAAGACAAGTTTTCTGAAAACATCATGACTTCGAGGCACATTTTAGAGGACATAAATACAACCTGTAACCAACCAGACATACCGAATCTGTTCCGATAAAGAGATCCTTCGCTAATTTTAAGCATAAAATGGAACTTAAAGTACATAAAGTTCACAATTGATAGCTGACATGCTATTAGCATTTTAGTTATTGTTAGCCTTTAAGCTCATGAAAGCATGTAACCTGTTTCTAACAGAGTACTCACTCAATTCACCATGTGAATGTTAGCATTGTAGACCAATGATGTCATACAAGCTGCTATTAGCATAATGAATAGTTACTTAACATAAGCTAACTTTCTAGTATAAGTAAATGTGCATAAACTAGCAATTTAGCTAACTAATCTCATTAGCATTTTAATCAAATGAGATTACACATTCAAAATTATTATAGTAGTCAAATTTAGCCAACATGCTAATGGTAGCATTTTTGTTGATGTTACATTTTAGATCAATGATGTTATATTAGCTGCTATTAGCATAATGAATAGAGTTAGTTAATGTAAGCTAACTTTCTAATATAAGCAAATATGCATAAATTAGCCTTTTAGCTAATCAATCTCATTACATTTCCAAACTAATGAGATTATATATTCAAACTATTATAGTAGAAAGTTAAATTTAGCCAACATGCTAATGGTAGCATTTTAGCTAACTTTAATATTTCACTCTACTTAAATTATACAATCTGCTGTTACCATATTGGATGATTTGTTCATGTTAGCTTGCAAGATAGACCTTTCAGCTGCAGCAATTTATAGAAGTTATCTGTTATAGGTTTGTTTAAGAGTCTGGTTTAACCAAATTACCTGTTCTGTTTAATGTGGatcttttttaaaatagaaatcatGCTGGAAAGCATGCTTATGCATAATTAGCCAACCTTATAAATACAATCATATTTATTAAGTTATAGTTAATTTACGTGAAACACAATAAAGAGATTAATTctacacagactgatgttttctagctttatttttgttggttttcttGTAATTCTTTAAATATGATATtgatttatagtttttttccaGGCTTTCCGGAGAATTTGCAAAGTTCTTATCTAACTACCTACCTAATTTATTTCAACACTAAAGCAACTGCAGGTTGTTTCTGCTTTGGGTTGGCTTGAATACCTCAAATAAAGAAACGTAtaatgaaaacaattttttttaaaaaccaaactATCAGAAGGTCAGGGTCTCATTCAAACAAATCTATCATTACCAGAACAGTTTAACACATATAAAAACTGACCAAAAGTCCAGCGGTGGATGATACCAGCACAACAAAGAGCAGGAAACACAGCCAGCTCCTCCTCCTCGGGTACCGCCGACCAACTGAAGAACTGATAAATAAAGAAGGAAAagccttttgttttaaaacaaaactgatcaTGTCACAAATCAAAGTAACAGATGTATGGATCAGTCCATCTCTCACAGATCCATAGAACTGCAGAAATGCTTACACTTTTCGGCAGTGTGGACATCTGGCCAAAGTCCGATCTGAAATCTCTGTCCACTGGAaaagttgaattaaaaaaagtaaaaaccaatACAAGTGAGAAAATATGTGCTGTGAGTTGTAGTATTTGCAATCGGTGCATTACCAGGAATGTGTTGGAACAGTGCCCACAGATGACCCTGAGCCCGACGAGTTGGTGTCGTGGTTCTGGACTGTCACTGTCAATGTGGACTGTTCCCAGGTTGATAATGCGCTTACTGCACCAAAGCattaaacatcaaaataaacgGAAAACTGCTGACTTAAAATAGCTTGTGACATCAATCACTAACATTTCTAAACAAAATAATCACTGCATTTAGTTGAGCAACTGCTCGTTTCTGCAGatatatattcaataaatcagaatattattacaaagttaatttatttcaataactcaGTTTACTATGTGAAACACATTAAATAGATTAATTACAGaccgatgttttcaagcctttacttctgttaattataatgcttttctgcttacagctcatgaaaccatgacatttaagattcgaattttacatcaaagcaataaaaacaattttaataaagaaatgtgggcttattttcaaaaggtacttttaatctgacaaacgcgCCTCATCGGAAAGTATACTCTAATTCATTAAGTACGACTGTATATTTTTTCCCAGTCTTACCAGTATGGCCTCGGACAGGCAATCCTCTGAGATGTGACTTTGCAGATCAGTAGACAGTTACACGGACAGCGGACATACTTCTTTCCTACAGGGGCGTTCTTTATTGGCTACAAACAGAAATTTACAATAAGAAATTTAAGACTGGGCTGTAATCTGCACCATATCAGCAGAAACCCTGCAGGTCACATGAACTCTCCTCTATGTCTGGTAGGTACTAAGGAACTGTGGGTCATAATAGACTAAATTTTCTGATCAAACATCCTTTATAGGgttaaattagcttttttatGAGTCACCGTAGCTTCGTTGCAGATGCTGCACTTCACAACATGCTGATGCGTTTTGCCCTCCACAGGGATGCCTCTCTGACAGACTCGGCAGCTGATGATCAGGGCGCCGCTACTGTCTGGGCTGCCCTGAGGTGAGTACGGAGGGGGAGCCTCACTGGGCGCCACAAAGCTGGGGAACGGCACTATACCTAAAGACAAAAGGACGATGAAGAGGAATCAATGTGGTTTTCTTCATATGAATCCagagaatatatatatttttttttgtacactCCCTGATATAAACTGCACATGCAGACCTCGTTGGGGAATATAAATTACttgttttgcaaggaactggATAGTCTGGAATGGACATCAGAGGACACAAGCAGTGACATCAAAAGTGGACCAATCATGTTACGGGACAGCTGCAGGAGCACCCAACAGTCAATAAAAACAGTGTGTGAAGGTAAGCACAGAGAGTAGAGGCCCTATAGATGCATGAATAAAAGCAGTTGATAGAGTTTAACAGAGGTTACACTGAGGCTTTTTAG
Proteins encoded:
- the LOC124880396 gene encoding type I phosphatidylinositol 4,5-bisphosphate 4-phosphatase-A-like, which gives rise to MADEERSPLLSEQQYGTNGFFPQGGSGGYPQSIVPFPSFVAPSEAPPPYSPQGSPDSSGALIISCRVCQRGIPVEGKTHQHVVKCSICNEATPIKNAPVGKKYVRCPCNCLLICKVTSQRIACPRPYCKRIINLGTVHIDSDSPEPRHQLVGLRVICGHCSNTFLWTEISDRTLARCPHCRKVSSVGRRYPRRRSWLCFLLFVVLVSSTAGLLVGTWKPAQHSKGIYVSWVLLILFALFALARTMYWSCLKISNPVSNIT